One genomic window of Pseudokineococcus lusitanus includes the following:
- a CDS encoding DUF1727 domain-containing protein: MGLRTRLARAAGSAAGAASRLSGRGAGEVVTGRVVLRLAPRAVHELAGERVAAVVSATNGKTTTTRLLTAALDAAHGGVVSNGGGANMRAGVVSALLAGPGEAVLEVDEMHLAGLLPELAPRVVLLMNLSRDQLDRTAETRQLAAGWRRALAGLGTDGGRGVVVANADDPLVVWAAGTAPRVVWVSVGSSWTADARSCPRCEQLLTLPGDPGDGRAAADGAEQAGGWRCLSCGLERPAPGLVLEGGDVHEPSAGGPRRHPVRLALPGQANRRNAAMAAAAAAELGVPVGDALAAMTDVGDVAGRYAWLRAGGVRFWLLLAKNPAGWVENFDVMGTSDRPLVLAVNAQGADGRDTSWIYDVPFERLRGRRVVVAGERSADLSLRLAVAGVDHRTVGDLGGALRAAQALGPGPSAAPGEEEGVDVVGNYTAFQQLRGLVAGGDR, from the coding sequence GTGGGCCTGCGCACCCGGCTCGCCCGGGCGGCGGGCTCCGCCGCGGGGGCGGCGTCGCGGCTGTCCGGCCGCGGGGCGGGCGAGGTCGTCACCGGCCGCGTCGTCCTCCGGCTCGCGCCCCGGGCCGTCCACGAGCTCGCGGGGGAGCGCGTGGCGGCGGTCGTCTCGGCGACCAACGGCAAGACGACGACGACCCGCCTGCTCACCGCGGCCCTCGACGCCGCCCACGGCGGGGTCGTCAGCAACGGCGGGGGCGCGAACATGCGCGCCGGCGTCGTCAGCGCCCTCCTCGCGGGGCCGGGCGAGGCCGTGCTCGAGGTCGACGAGATGCACCTCGCCGGTCTGCTCCCGGAGCTCGCGCCGCGCGTCGTCCTCCTCATGAACCTCTCCCGCGACCAGCTGGACCGGACCGCCGAGACCCGTCAGCTGGCGGCCGGCTGGCGCCGCGCGCTCGCGGGCCTCGGGACGGACGGCGGCCGTGGCGTCGTCGTCGCCAACGCCGACGACCCGCTCGTCGTCTGGGCCGCCGGCACGGCGCCGCGCGTCGTCTGGGTGTCGGTCGGCTCGTCGTGGACGGCCGACGCCCGCAGCTGCCCGCGGTGCGAGCAGCTGCTGACGCTCCCCGGCGACCCGGGGGACGGCCGCGCGGCGGCCGACGGCGCGGAGCAGGCCGGTGGCTGGCGGTGCCTGTCCTGCGGGCTCGAGCGCCCGGCGCCCGGCCTCGTCCTCGAGGGCGGCGACGTCCACGAGCCCTCCGCGGGCGGCCCGCGCCGCCACCCGGTCCGCCTCGCGCTGCCGGGCCAGGCCAACCGCCGGAACGCGGCGATGGCGGCGGCGGCCGCCGCCGAGCTCGGCGTGCCCGTCGGCGACGCGCTCGCGGCCATGACCGACGTCGGGGACGTCGCGGGGCGCTACGCCTGGCTGCGGGCCGGCGGGGTCCGCTTCTGGCTCCTCCTGGCCAAGAACCCGGCCGGGTGGGTCGAGAACTTCGACGTCATGGGCACGAGCGACCGGCCGCTCGTCCTCGCCGTCAACGCGCAGGGCGCGGACGGCCGGGACACCTCGTGGATCTACGACGTGCCGTTCGAGCGGCTGCGCGGCCGTCGCGTCGTCGTGGCCGGCGAGCGGTCGGCCGACCTGTCGCTGCGGCTCGCCGTCGCGGGCGTCGACCACCGCACGGTCGGCGACCTCGGCGGTGCGCTGCGGGCGGCGCAGGCGCTCGGTCCCGGGCCGTCGGCCGCGCCGGGCGAGGAGGAGGGGGTCGACGTGGTCGGCAACTACACGGCGTTCCAGCAGCTTCGAGGCCTCGTGGCGGGGGGCGACCGGTGA
- the mca gene encoding mycothiol conjugate amidase Mca — MAVHAHPDDESSKGAATAAKYVAEGAEVLVVSCTGGERGDILNPRLADDPHVLRDMAEVRRGEMAAAAAALGVQHRWLGFVDSGLPEGDPLPPLPDGCFALEEVETAAAALVRLVREFRPHVMTTYDEEGGYPHPDHIMCHKVSVAAFEGAADLGRFPGGEPWQPLKLYYNGGFSRERLQVFHDALLAAGQESPFAEWLERRSERPERRVDTKVPCADFFEARDAALLAHATQIDPDGFFFRVPREQQVELWPTEEFELARSLVPTSVPEDDLFAGVRHLVEGGAERETA, encoded by the coding sequence ATGGCCGTGCACGCCCACCCCGACGACGAGTCGAGCAAGGGGGCGGCCACGGCCGCCAAGTACGTCGCGGAGGGCGCCGAGGTCCTCGTCGTCAGCTGCACCGGCGGCGAGCGCGGCGACATCCTCAACCCGCGCCTGGCGGACGACCCGCACGTGCTGCGCGACATGGCCGAGGTGCGCCGCGGCGAGATGGCGGCCGCGGCGGCCGCGCTGGGCGTGCAGCACCGCTGGCTGGGCTTCGTCGACTCCGGCCTGCCGGAGGGCGACCCGCTGCCGCCGCTGCCGGACGGCTGCTTCGCGCTCGAGGAGGTCGAGACGGCCGCCGCGGCGCTCGTGCGCCTCGTCCGCGAGTTCCGGCCGCACGTCATGACGACGTACGACGAGGAGGGGGGCTACCCCCACCCCGACCACATCATGTGCCACAAGGTGTCCGTGGCGGCCTTCGAGGGCGCGGCCGACCTCGGGCGCTTCCCGGGCGGCGAGCCGTGGCAGCCCCTCAAGCTCTACTACAACGGCGGCTTCAGCCGGGAGCGGCTGCAGGTCTTCCACGACGCCCTGCTGGCGGCGGGGCAGGAGTCGCCCTTCGCCGAGTGGCTGGAGCGGCGCTCCGAGCGGCCCGAGCGGCGGGTCGACACCAAGGTGCCGTGCGCGGACTTCTTCGAGGCTCGGGACGCCGCCCTCCTGGCGCACGCCACCCAGATCGACCCCGACGGCTTCTTCTTCCGCGTCCCGCGGGAGCAGCAGGTCGAGCTGTGGCCCACCGAGGAGTTCGAGCTGGCGCGCTCGCTCGTGCCCACGAGCGTCCCGGAGGACGACCTCTTCGCCGGCGTCCGCCACCTCGTCGAGGGCGGCGCCGAGCGGGAGACCGCGTGA
- a CDS encoding DUF4307 domain-containing protein — MGTTTDRATRARLDERYGRTRPSGARSPLARRRLLVALGVLALLAALGWAAWAGSGLAAQQRVSSQVIGFTEPTDSSVTLTFQVTKDPEGTVRCDVRAMAEDFTTVGWRTVELGPADDDVVARQVEIRTQQRAVSAEVMGCEAVEG; from the coding sequence GTGGGCACGACGACGGACCGCGCGACCCGCGCCCGCCTCGACGAGCGCTACGGCCGCACGCGCCCGTCCGGCGCCCGCTCCCCGCTGGCCCGGCGGCGGCTCCTCGTGGCCCTCGGCGTCCTCGCCCTCCTCGCCGCCCTCGGGTGGGCGGCGTGGGCCGGCTCCGGCCTCGCGGCGCAGCAGCGCGTGTCCTCGCAGGTCATCGGCTTCACCGAGCCGACGGACTCCTCGGTCACGCTGACCTTCCAGGTGACGAAGGACCCGGAGGGCACGGTTCGGTGCGACGTCCGCGCCATGGCGGAGGACTTCACCACCGTCGGCTGGCGGACGGTCGAGCTCGGGCCCGCCGACGACGACGTCGTCGCGCGGCAGGTCGAGATCCGCACCCAGCAGCGCGCCGTCAGCGCCGAGGTCATGGGCTGCGAGGCCGTCGAGGGCTGA